A DNA window from Amycolatopsis sp. DSM 110486 contains the following coding sequences:
- a CDS encoding serine protease: MRRLGVAVVVTAIGLVLAAPQAGAATVDFAGSLNVDGCSGSLVRMPTSADDDKAFVLTNGHCYEGPGPVPDEVLVDKPSQRVATVLDAAGNGVGLVQAVKAVYVTMTGTDISLYQLDLSYRQLERKFHVRPLTVSAKRPSTGTDIRVVSGGLKKIFACSVDQLTYSVLETGYVTKDVLRYTSACQTGPGSSGSPVVDTATGEVIGINNTSNRDGGQCTVNNPCEMDRDGVISVHKGIAYGTQTYWLTTCITLGNRLDLGRPGCLLPRPAR, encoded by the coding sequence ATGCGCAGGCTCGGTGTGGCGGTGGTCGTGACGGCCATCGGACTGGTGCTCGCGGCGCCGCAAGCCGGGGCCGCGACCGTGGATTTCGCGGGCAGCCTCAACGTCGACGGATGCTCGGGGTCGCTGGTGCGGATGCCGACGTCGGCGGACGACGACAAAGCGTTCGTGCTGACCAACGGCCATTGCTACGAAGGCCCGGGGCCGGTGCCGGACGAGGTGCTGGTGGACAAGCCGTCGCAGCGGGTCGCGACGGTGCTCGACGCGGCCGGCAACGGCGTGGGTCTCGTGCAGGCGGTGAAGGCCGTGTACGTGACCATGACCGGCACCGATATTTCGCTGTACCAGCTGGACTTGTCCTACCGCCAGCTCGAGCGGAAGTTCCACGTGCGGCCGCTCACGGTGTCGGCGAAACGGCCGAGCACGGGCACGGACATCCGCGTGGTTTCGGGCGGGCTGAAGAAGATCTTCGCCTGCAGCGTCGACCAGCTCACCTATAGCGTGTTGGAAACGGGGTATGTGACGAAAGACGTGCTGCGCTACACGTCGGCGTGCCAGACCGGGCCGGGGTCGTCGGGCTCGCCCGTCGTCGACACCGCGACCGGCGAGGTCATCGGCATCAACAACACCAGCAACCGCGACGGCGGCCAGTGCACGGTCAACAACCCGTGCGAGATGGACCGCGACGGCGTCATCAGCGTGCACAAGGGCATCGCCTACGGCACGCAGACGTACTGGCTCACCACATGCATCACCCTCGGCAACCGGCTCGACCTCGGCCGGCCCGGTTGCCTGCTGCCCCGGCCAGCGCGGTGA
- a CDS encoding alpha/beta fold hydrolase has protein sequence MVELKKVRVAAVVVAVVAVGAGVVAPAGAAEEGLKWEPCAKVANNWSDPGDTKSECAMLAVPMDYAKPQGRKVKIAVSRRKAADPAKRRGVLVASLGGPGLGNIEDPKAFSTMGLGALAADYDVVGFDMRGTGYSDKIDCEWQDGPAVPVTASAKEKAKAGFDAYTEYNKRCTAIDPAFVKQLTTTNNARDLDSLRAALGAPKISFYGVSYGTAIGTVYRSMFDSHVDRMWLDSVMPPVMDLSAMDGSVDAVAEKGFGRFVTWLAQHDAEYHFGTTADAVNAALFALRDQLTQHPRVVDDTTVLDRQWATGQFASPQSIWDSAADDLATVRDGGVPASAHPAAGARQVFGFDVNPRGLNSVQYNAMFCNEGTGGRDFEQAWGEVQAHQREYPATGGKFEIAAFCGGWPFPAQPWKPVKGSSAFEVSGHIDEGETPYSWAVDTQKAVGGSLLTVLDGQHGSLDKIPCAAKAVDFFRTGHTVSGSCAGIR, from the coding sequence ATGGTCGAACTGAAGAAAGTCAGAGTTGCGGCGGTTGTGGTGGCGGTCGTGGCCGTCGGGGCTGGGGTGGTGGCGCCGGCGGGGGCGGCGGAAGAGGGTCTGAAGTGGGAGCCCTGCGCGAAGGTGGCGAACAACTGGAGCGATCCGGGCGACACGAAGTCCGAGTGTGCGATGTTGGCGGTGCCGATGGATTACGCGAAGCCGCAGGGGCGCAAGGTCAAGATCGCAGTGAGCAGGAGGAAGGCGGCGGATCCCGCGAAGCGGCGCGGGGTGCTCGTGGCCAGTCTCGGCGGGCCCGGGCTGGGCAACATCGAGGATCCCAAGGCGTTCAGCACCATGGGGCTCGGGGCGCTCGCCGCCGATTACGACGTGGTCGGGTTCGACATGCGGGGCACGGGATACAGCGACAAGATCGACTGTGAGTGGCAGGACGGCCCGGCCGTGCCGGTGACGGCGTCGGCGAAAGAAAAGGCGAAGGCCGGCTTCGACGCGTACACCGAGTACAACAAGCGGTGCACCGCGATCGACCCGGCGTTCGTCAAGCAGCTGACCACCACGAACAACGCCCGCGACCTGGATTCGCTGCGGGCCGCGCTCGGCGCACCGAAGATCAGCTTCTACGGTGTCTCCTACGGCACCGCCATCGGCACCGTGTACCGGTCGATGTTCGACAGCCACGTCGACCGGATGTGGCTCGATTCGGTGATGCCGCCGGTGATGGACCTGTCCGCCATGGACGGTTCGGTCGACGCGGTCGCGGAGAAGGGGTTCGGCCGGTTCGTCACGTGGCTGGCCCAGCACGATGCCGAATACCACTTCGGCACGACCGCGGATGCTGTCAACGCAGCGCTTTTCGCGCTCCGCGACCAACTCACGCAGCATCCGCGGGTCGTCGACGACACCACGGTGCTCGATCGCCAGTGGGCCACCGGCCAGTTCGCTTCGCCGCAGTCCATTTGGGATTCCGCGGCGGATGATCTCGCCACCGTTCGCGACGGCGGTGTCCCGGCGTCGGCGCACCCGGCGGCCGGCGCGCGCCAGGTCTTCGGTTTCGACGTGAATCCCCGCGGGCTGAACAGCGTGCAGTACAACGCGATGTTCTGCAACGAGGGGACCGGCGGCCGCGATTTCGAGCAGGCGTGGGGCGAGGTGCAGGCGCATCAGCGCGAGTACCCGGCGACGGGCGGCAAGTTCGAGATCGCCGCTTTCTGTGGTGGGTGGCCGTTTCCGGCGCAGCCGTGGAAGCCGGTGAAGGGGAGCAGTGCGTTCGAGGTGTCCGGGCACATCGATGAAGGGGAAACGCCGTATTCGTGGGCGGTCGACACGCAGAAGGCGGTCGGTGGCTCGCTGCTGACTGTCCTGGATGGACAGCACGGGTCGCTGGACAAGATTCCGTGTGCGGCCAAGGCGGTTGACTTCTTCCGCACCGGTCACACCGTTTCCGGTTCCTGCGCGGGAATCCGGTGA
- a CDS encoding sensor histidine kinase gives MSDHRWRNRVTDVLLAVVLVTADVIVGGNMLREDGGWRWGASFGVALTIALAVVFRRRWPIAALACALTLSVAAAFLGVLWDPFAGSALVLYLVALSRRDSATFLAVAAASAAIAGFAAWWFALGVPVVAAAWAIGRAVRDHRAQAARLDRQRQHQILIEERLRIARDLHDVVTHGMGLIAVKAGVANHVADSRPEEAREALRIIEETSREALSEMRRLLDVLREEAEPLSPAGLADLPQLAERVRPAGVDVDLCIDAVELPPPVALAAYRIVQEAITNVIKHAAPARCQVLVRAGDGVVRIEITDDGTRARPSAGRGHGIVGMTERAALFGGKLEAKPLPGKGFRVEASLRYAAAELSDV, from the coding sequence ATGAGCGATCACCGCTGGCGCAACCGCGTCACCGACGTGCTGCTCGCGGTCGTGCTGGTGACGGCGGACGTCATAGTCGGCGGGAACATGCTGCGCGAAGACGGCGGATGGCGGTGGGGAGCTTCCTTTGGCGTCGCACTGACGATCGCGCTGGCCGTTGTGTTCCGGCGCCGATGGCCGATCGCGGCGCTGGCCTGCGCCCTGACGCTCTCGGTGGCCGCGGCCTTCCTCGGCGTGCTGTGGGATCCGTTCGCGGGCTCTGCCCTGGTGCTCTACCTGGTGGCGCTCAGCCGCCGGGACTCGGCGACCTTCCTCGCTGTCGCCGCGGCAAGCGCAGCGATCGCCGGCTTCGCCGCCTGGTGGTTCGCGCTCGGTGTGCCGGTCGTGGCCGCCGCCTGGGCGATCGGCCGGGCGGTGCGCGACCATCGAGCACAGGCGGCACGCCTGGACAGGCAGCGGCAGCACCAGATCCTCATCGAGGAACGACTGCGCATCGCGCGCGACCTGCACGACGTGGTCACCCACGGGATGGGTCTGATCGCGGTGAAGGCCGGCGTTGCCAATCATGTTGCCGACTCCCGGCCGGAGGAGGCTCGCGAAGCCTTGCGGATCATCGAGGAGACCAGTCGCGAAGCACTCTCCGAGATGCGCAGGCTGCTGGACGTGCTGCGCGAGGAGGCTGAGCCACTATCGCCGGCGGGTCTGGCCGACTTGCCGCAGCTCGCGGAGCGGGTTCGGCCGGCGGGTGTGGACGTGGATCTGTGCATCGACGCGGTCGAGCTTCCCCCTCCGGTCGCGCTGGCGGCCTACCGCATCGTGCAGGAAGCGATCACGAACGTCATCAAACACGCGGCGCCCGCGCGGTGCCAGGTGCTGGTGCGTGCCGGCGACGGCGTCGTCCGGATCGAGATCACCGACGACGGCACCCGGGCACGCCCGTCCGCGGGTCGCGGCCACGGCATCGTGGGCATGACCGAGCGCGCCGCGCTGTTCGGGGGCAAACTCGAGGCAAAGCCATTGCCCGGCAAGGGTTTCCGGGTCGAAGCGAGCCTGCGGTACGCAGCGGCGGAGCTCAGCGATGTCTGA
- a CDS encoding DUF2180 family protein, with amino-acid sequence MLAVTMAVIDQLSSHLGSRTLSAEELDRIANLDVLGLADGTCDVMSHWSRTRTSLSDGDLLIVASPAVFSRRTMICIDCATQGMSEPAVGVCVHCGAATCLVHVAIQTLPASAPGVVAPRQARRMITCAHCGEPRTTPTRARHKATAIDR; translated from the coding sequence GTGCTCGCAGTCACCATGGCTGTCATTGATCAACTAAGCAGCCACCTGGGTAGCCGCACCCTCTCCGCTGAGGAGCTCGACCGCATCGCGAACCTCGACGTGCTCGGCCTCGCCGACGGCACCTGCGATGTGATGTCGCACTGGTCCCGAACGAGAACATCGTTATCCGACGGAGACCTGCTTATCGTGGCTTCTCCCGCCGTTTTTTCAAGGAGAACCATGATCTGCATTGACTGCGCGACACAAGGCATGAGCGAACCGGCCGTCGGGGTCTGTGTGCACTGCGGCGCCGCCACCTGCCTTGTGCACGTGGCCATCCAGACGTTGCCGGCCTCGGCGCCGGGCGTCGTGGCACCTCGCCAGGCCCGGCGCATGATCACCTGCGCCCACTGCGGCGAACCCCGAACCACTCCAACCCGCGCCCGGCACAAGGCAACTGCGATCGACCGGTAA
- a CDS encoding DLW-39 family protein, translating to MKKLLALAVVAGGVLFVVKRNKAAKAEADLWRQATAPTGPVSANGSTPAKAADASRN from the coding sequence ATGAAGAAGCTGTTGGCACTCGCAGTCGTCGCGGGCGGCGTTCTGTTCGTCGTCAAGCGCAACAAGGCTGCCAAGGCCGAGGCCGACCTCTGGCGCCAGGCGACCGCCCCCACGGGCCCGGTCTCCGCGAACGGCAGCACCCCGGCCAAGGCCGCGGACGCTTCCCGCAACTGA
- a CDS encoding response regulator transcription factor, translating to MSDPVRVVIADDQALLRGSFRLLVENEPDMTVVGEAATGAEAVQIADATRPDVVLMDVRMPEMGGIEATRLLAERVPATRVLILTMFDLDAHVFGALRAGATGFLLKDTRPADLCAAIRTVAAGEALLAPVVTRRLIAEFTRIGVPGPPLSRELDVLTAREREVLALIARGLSNPELAERLHLSLATIKTYVGRLLAKLHARDRAQLVILAYESGLVTGPTWPGQR from the coding sequence ATGTCTGACCCGGTCCGGGTGGTCATCGCCGACGACCAGGCACTGCTGCGCGGCAGTTTCCGGCTGCTCGTCGAGAACGAGCCCGACATGACGGTGGTCGGGGAAGCCGCCACCGGCGCCGAGGCGGTCCAGATCGCCGACGCCACCCGACCCGACGTCGTGCTCATGGATGTGCGGATGCCCGAGATGGGCGGAATCGAGGCAACTCGGCTTCTCGCCGAGCGGGTGCCCGCCACGCGCGTGCTGATCCTGACGATGTTCGACCTGGACGCGCACGTTTTCGGCGCGCTGCGCGCCGGCGCCACGGGGTTTCTGCTCAAAGACACGCGGCCGGCCGATCTGTGCGCCGCGATCCGGACCGTCGCGGCCGGGGAAGCGTTGCTCGCGCCGGTCGTCACCCGCCGCCTCATCGCGGAGTTCACCCGAATCGGCGTGCCCGGCCCGCCGCTCAGCCGCGAACTGGACGTGCTGACCGCCAGGGAACGCGAGGTCCTGGCTCTGATCGCGCGAGGACTCTCCAACCCAGAGCTCGCCGAACGCCTGCACCTGTCCCTGGCGACGATCAAGACCTACGTCGGTCGGCTGCTGGCCAAACTGCACGCCCGCGACCGCGCCCAACTGGTCATCCTCGCGTACGAATCCGGCTTGGTCACCGGCCCGACGTGGCCGGGACAGCGGTAA